In Miscanthus floridulus cultivar M001 chromosome 19, ASM1932011v1, whole genome shotgun sequence, the DNA window AAACAGAGTTTTACAGATAGTCACCatattcgcttggcttataagctgtactttttcagtcaaacgaacagtatttttctctcacaataagttagcaaacagtactttcagccagccaagcgaacagggtttCCGCCCTTTTTTCATAGCAGCTACTGTAGCAATTAACTTCCATACACACGCGACGCGCATGCGCTACGTACACGTCACGCACCCTTGTGTCCCAGGTGGTATACGTTACGCACACTACGTCACGTCACGCGCACTACGTACACGTCACGCGCATGACTGCCGCAAATGAAGTGAACATGCTGACGACGTACACTACGTACACGTCACGCACACTACGCACACGTCACGCGCATGCACTACGTACACGTCACGCACCCTTGTAGCAATTAACTACTTCATTTGTTGTCTGAAGCAACAAATGAAGTGAACATGCTGACGACGTACTAGTGCGCATGACTGCCGCGATGATCGTTAGCGCTGCGTGACGTGCAGTGCCTGCTTAATTCCGAGGTGGGTATACGTTTATATCAGTGCTCTGTCAGATGTTTGGAGCTACGTGTACTCCTACATGTCAGGGATTGAGGTGAATAATCATCCAGGGACAGTTGTTTCCTCTACATAACAACTGGCCTTCGAGTTCGAGATTTATGTGCCTTGTTGGACCAGGACCGCCGACAGGCCGGGTGGGGTAGTCAGGTCACGAGACGTACGACAGCGACAGTCGTCTTCCAAGTCGTTGTCGACGTATATCTCGAACCCTAATCCTGCTTGCCGTTttaactcaaagaagagattccAGAAAACAGCTCTACATACACTACCTGCCGGCAGGTAGTGTATCGAGTTCGCTGTGACCTGTGGATCGCGAGTATCGAGTTCGCTGTGAGGAGAAGGAACCCTAGAGCTGTGGCCATCAGGCGCCATGTCGACGCTACTATCCTAGGTACGATGAAGGAACAAATATGTTCCCGATGGAGGAGCAGGCTGCGTACGTGCTTATTATATAGGATAATAATGGGAGATATACGTTGCGCCTTAACAGGGAGTAAGCTAAGGTATATAGAGGAGATTACTACCTAAGAAGCAGGCCGGCCGGAGAACGGGTTATTAATTTTCCCTTTTTATATCTCTAGTCTAGTATATAAAAAGTTACTTTTGTTGATTCTTTTTAGTCGTTGTATTGGAAGAATGTTCCGAGGAGGAAATGATATGATGGAGGTGCTGGAGGTAGACAGGGCCACACGCCGCTCCTGGTAGGCAGGGCCGACAGCCGAGCGCCGCGGCTCGGAGGCAGCGGCGCGCCATGCCTGGCAAGTAGTGCCGGCAGTCCGGTGGCTGAGCGCCACTCCTCGGAGGCGACAGGCGAGCTGATAGGAGCACCGAGCTGATAAGAGCGACGAGCGGATAGATATGAGCGATGAGCGTATTATTTTATTAGAAATAGACGAGAGAATTTGAGAGAGTCGTTGGGCTGGTCCACTACTGGGAGACACGTCCGGATGGACGGGATCGTACGGACGTTCTGGCCCCGGCATTACCCAAAGCCAAACGGAAGAGAATGGCCTAGTAGCAATGTGACCTGCATCGGTGCATGGCAGCACGTGCCGGAAAATTTAACTTTCAGCAGTAAAAGTAATGACTCCTGATATATCCAATTATCCATGCATGTAGGAATAAGTTGCAGTCGTGCAAAAAGAAGGTGCCCACTCTGTTCTAAATTTCGGGTTCGGGCCCATAGCTGTCGAACACGTAGGCTGAATTAAAGCCCGGATAGAAATAAGCCCACTAAAATAAGTCCATTTACCTGTTAGAGGGGATTAATAATGTTGGCTTCCGGTGAATAATTTTATATAGAGTCTGTCTCTGTGACAGGTGACTCAAGGTTTATTTAACCATCAGTCACCAGACGTGCATGATATTATCAGCAAATTAACCAGCCGCGCCAGCGCGTCCCCGTCCCTGTCTCGGCGCTTAGGATGCCCAACCCCTAGGCCATCAGCTCCAGCAACCCTGCTCTCTTGCACGCACACCATCTGGGCGGCGACAGTGCCTGCAGCAAAGCCGCATGGAGCCCCGCCTCGCCTGCTCAGCGACCTCGGCAGTCGGCACCCTGCGCGGCGGCGGCAACAGTGTCCTGGCTGGTGGCGGTGCCTTCGGCACAGCCGCATGGAGCCCCGCTCGGCTGGCCGTGATCGGCCGTTGAGCTCCCATACCACTGCTTTTGGAAAGAGGCAGAGGCATGCTCAACGGGCGGACTTGGACGTCGCCGCGGCTCGTCTCGCTTGGATCTCGTGGTGCTCCATTCCTCACCTCATAGAAGAAAGGTGGGACAGAGGAATTGACGAATTCACGGACAGGACAACACAGAGACAGAGGAGTACGTATACATGAATCACCCAGAGGGGAAAGAGATGGACAGGACAACACACAGACAGAGAGGAGTATACATGAATCATCCAGATCCCTTCATCTCACATCTAACGCACCACAGAAGTTGACTGACAAAAAGGCAAACTCTCAGGCGACTGCGAACTATTAAATCTCTTTTAGATATCACTACAAGATTCAGAAAGATAATAAGAAAAGTTAACCATACATCCGCTGTGTCATGCCCAATGTCAACGCCTCTTTGCGCGCCGTCCACGGgggcctcctccttcctctcgGTCGTCCTCCCGCCACCCGCTTTCGTCGCGCGCGCATTTCCATCACCCGCCGCGCGCCCAAACACCAGCACCACACGTCCATTTGCCCGTCCACACGACAGGGCCATTCCGACCAAGCGCGAGGCGAGAATCTACCGCGAGCAAGCGATCGACCTCcgcgaggaggacgacgacggaaACGTACCATGGCGCCGAGCAAGCTGCGCCAAGCGCTGGGCGCGGTGAAGGACCAGACGTGCATCGGGCTCGCCAAggtcggcagcggcggcgccctGGAGGCGGACCTGGACGTGGCCATCGTTCCCGGCCGACGAGCGCCACATCCGGGAGATCATCACGCTCACCTGCCTCTCCCGGGTGTACGTCGGCTCCTGCGTCTCCTCGCTGTCGCGCCGCCTCGGCCGGACCCGGAGCTGGGCGGTCGCGCTCAAGACGCTCGTCATCGTGCACCGCCTCCTCGCCGACGGGGACCCGGCGTTCGAGCAGGAGAGGTTCTTCGCCACGCGGCGCGGGACGCGGATGCTCAACATGTCCGACTTCTGCGACCGCTCCCGTGCCGACGCCTGGGACTTCTCCGCCTTCATCCGCACCTACGCCGCCAACCTTGACGACCGCCTCGAGTACCGGATGCAGGGCAGGcagcagggcggcggcggcgcagcgcgCTGTGGCAGGCCGCTCCACGAGGAGATGTACGCCGCGTCCCCCGGGAACCGCTACACCTGCGCGTCGCCGCCCCCTGCTTCAACGGGAGACAGGAGGACGCGGTGGACGCCGAGGCTCACAGCAAGGCGGTGGCGCTCGTGCCCAGGGACCCGCCCACGAGCGAGATGACGGTGGATCAGCTGCTCGTCAAGGCCAACCAGCTGCATCATCTCCTCGACCGGTTCATCGCCTGCCGCCCTGTAGGTGAGCCCGTTCCTCATCCTCAGCGGCCATGCACGCAATTTGTCTTTTTGATGAAGTTGGATCGTTGCCATTGATTTGTTAAGAGCCAAAACCTTCGAATGACATTGTCGTCACAGGCGAACCGGGTGGTGGCGGTGTCTCTGTACCCGCTGGTTAAGGAGAGCGTGCAGCTCTACTGCGAGCTCACGGAGGTGATGGCCACGCTCATCGAGCAGTTCGCGGAGATGGAGACCGCGGACTGCGAGCGCGTGCACGCCCTCTTCTGCGGTCTCGCCAAGCAGCTGGAGGAGCTAGAGAATTTCTACGCGTGGTGCAAGGTCGTCTGTGTGTGCCGCCAGTCCGACGTCCCGGAGGTGGAGGTCGTCACGCAGAAGAAGCTGGAACTCATGGACGAGTTCATCCGCGACAGGCACGCCGCCGCGGACTCGCAGCAGAGGCTCCCGCCGCCGGAACCGGAGCCGATGGCAAGCCCAGAGCCAGCCCTCGTCGAAGAGGAAGAGGACGACGATATGAACGCAACCAAGGCACTTCCAGCGTCCGAGGAGCCGCCGGCTGCGGCGCAAGCGGACAGGGGGCCAGTCGAGCCAGAGGCCTCGCTCATCGTGGCCGacccggtggaggaggaggccgacTTCCTCAACCTCAAGGAGGACGCCATGTCCGGTGAAGAGCACGGACAGCAGCCGGCGCTGGCGCTGGCGTTGTTCGACGGCGACATAGCCGGCTCAGCGCCGAAAGGCAACGTGTTCCAGGGCGCTTCGGCGGACTGGGAAACGGAGCTGGTCCAGTCCGCGAGCGCGCTTGCGAACCAGCGCGTCGAGCTCGGCGGCGGCCTCAGTATGATGGTGCTGGACGGGATGTACAACCATGCGGCGGTGGCCAACAACGCACAGACGTTCTCCGGCAGCGCCAGCAGTGTGGCGATGCGGCCACCCGGGGCGCCCATGTTCGCCCTGCCGGCGCCTCCAGGAGGCCGCAGCGCCGCAGTAGGTGCAGACCCTTTCGCGGCGTCGGCGTTGGTGCCTCCGCCGACGTATGTTCAGATGTCCGACATGCAGACGAAGCAGCAACTGCTGACGCAGGAGCAGCAGATGTGGCGACAGTACGGCAAGAACGGAATGAATCAGGGAGCCTTAGCAATGCTAGAGCAGCGGCCAAACCAGAATCGGCAGTTCCTACCTCACATGGGGCACAATTACGCAGGGTATCGGACTTCTTAAATTAAACATCTGCAAATGTGGTTTTACACGTTTCCTCCTACGAGGCTACGACCACATTTCCTACAGCGTTCGGGCAAAGAAATGATCGGAGTATCAGATAGTCAAATTCTCTCAATTTCTATTGGCAGTCCAATTTTGCTTACTGCCCGATTCCCAGAATATTCAAGCCTGTGCAAGGCCGCACTTTATTAAACAACAGAAATTCTCCGTACCGTACTCAGAAGAGCACGTAAGAGCAAAGAACGGGTTAACGATCCGAAAGCCAATGAGCCACACATAACGGGGACAACTGAAATCCGCAAAACACAGAAGAGAACGCAAGAGCCAAGAAAGCACCAACGATCCAAAAGCCAATGAACTACATAACGGTGACGGGGTAAACTAAAGTATTAATTAAGCATCCATATTACGACAACCATAATGGTTAGCATAGTCAATACTCAATACACACAAGACAAATTGCTTAAAATGATGGCAATCATGCAGGTTGCAATACACACAGGTAATAACACAATCAAAGATTTACACGCCAAGTCTTATTGATACTCAGCAGAGTGAGCTGGGATTGGCGGTCAGCTCAACCAGTTGGGAGCATGCAGTAGTCGATGCAGATTGATCCAAGCACCGTGCTTCCACGAAATACCAGCCAAGGTCGGCTTGGTTCAGAAGAGCAGCAGACGAATTCATGAGCCCTGGTCGGCTTGGTTCAGAAGAGCAGCAGACGATTTCATGAGCCCAGGCATGACATCGATGACGTCCACGACATCCAAGGTGGATAAAGAGTTGTAGTAGCAACAGAGAACTGCAAGTTGCAACACCGAAGCAGTCCAGACATGTTCAAGGACACATAAAAAGAAAGCAGGCATAACTAATAACTATCCGTACCTCCACGACAATTGGAGACCAATCATGAGAAAGGGAACTGCATGGTTGGGTCCAAGTAGTCAGCTGCCACATCTGTGGCGAGTACTCCATTATTGGAAGGAGGAAAAGCATCGAAAATGCTAGGCATTGTTGGTTCCAAAGGACCTGACAGAGTAGTGACATCATAATGTCCATCGTACTAAGCAAGAGGATAATGCATATATTGATTGTCCAGAGCAGGAAATTCACTGGGGAAGCTTGGATCAGGAGCAAGGAGATCATTTAGTTCCATGTAATCATCAGCGGACAGTTCTCTGTCAGGTGGCAGCATCGGGTAATCTGTAGTTTCCACATTGCTGGTGTTGAAGTTATTATCCACGCTTCCTAACCCAACAAGCCCTGATATTTCATTGTAGAGGCCAAAAGAGTTGACTTCAAAAGCATGAGCCTCAGCTTCAGACATCGGAGGAAGACCAGAGCACTGTGAAAGACATCAAAGCTAAATAGTGAGCATCTGAAAGGAATTTCTAATCTAGAGCAGAAACATAAAAATAATTTCTAATCTAGAGTAGAAGCATAAAATCGATGAGCTGTCAGTAAAACTAGTGAAAGAACAAGTACTGATTTATACCTCTCCAAAAGGAGTGTTACGCACAGGAGAATCGTTCAGAAATCTAGACAGCTCCTCCAATAGAAAACCATCACAGTCATGAGGACTGTACATATCATTGGCCTCATTGGATATGTTGTTCACAGAAACCACACCATCTCCTGACATCTGAGCAGGTATATCTTGGATAGCAGAGCTAGCAACAGCATAGCCAAAAGTTACGTCCTCAGCACAAGTATTTGCAGTggcatgatcaaatgatgattccTCTCCAGCACAAGTAGTAGATGAATTATGTAGAGGTGGTTCCTGAAGAGCACCAGCAGGGGCAACAGGCTGGGCACGTGGTCCCTCTGTTGGTTTCACTACTTCTGAAGAGGTCATCAAAGGAAACATAGAAGATTCAGCTTCTGCATTATCCCATTCAGCTTCATTAAACGGAGCCCCATATTGCTCCCCGATCCTTGGACCAAGGCCACTTTTCTTGAAAATTTTGCAGAGTACATAAGCATCCTGGATGTTCAACAAGACAAAGGAGATTCAGCATGGTAACTTAAATGGCTCATGGAATACATATTGGCTAATCAAAAGGCACATTAACTCAGATATACTGCATATTAATTAATGCTTCTTTTCTGTGCCATTTCACTCTTCATTGCAGAATCATTCAACCCAAAAGACATTCACAAAACTTTAACACATAACAAAAAGTATATGAATTGGCACTGCTAGACTTGACCAAACATAACACTCATGAGACAGGAGCAATTACAGTGACACCATATTTCAATAAGAACCATTTGAGTAATTTTGTTAGTTATTAATCATCCATAGAACATAACATGGAATCATTTGACTGCTCGACTGTCCACACAATCCAACAATCCAGTACAACATCCAACATCTAGAACATCTAATAAACTGTTTGTAAAATATGAACTGGAAACATTAAGAGGCAGGTAGAATTACCTTTGAGAAACCAGCAGAAACTAAATCCTCATCTTCCATTTTGTACTCATACATCACCCAATCAGTTCTGTCACCCTTAGGGGCCTTGCCTTCATGAAATATCAATGTTTTCTTCATTCCAACAGTGCGAGAGTTAAGCGTAATTATTCTATCCTTTCCACTAGTCTTCCAGTAACCATTTGGCGTGGCACGGTTTGTCCTAGACCCATTAGGATACTTCTTGTCACGAGGACAAAAGAAGAACCATTCAAGATCTTTGCTTCTAAGGGAGGATTTGTCTGCACAACAAAAGAATATCAGTGTACAGGTATAAAAGCAAAAGTTCACATTAATCAGTTCAAAAACTATGTTTTAGTCTCACTGAATATTCTATTCATCTAAGCACCAGTTACACAACAAAGAAAGTTCGAAAGCTAATGTTCAAATGAATTACCAGGTAGATCCCAGGGAGGAAACTTGTACAGGTCAACCTCTGATATAGCATCGACGATAAGTTTCTTTCCCATGATCTTCCTCTTCAAGTAGTAGGAAACAAGCTCAACATCAGTTGGGTGGAAACGAAAACCAGGAGGCAGGCTAGTTTGCGCCATCACCCTAAAGCTTCTCTTGCCTTCAACACCAATAGAAAGACCTCTAGACAAAAGCTGAAATGCTTCGAGGAGATCACTAATTGCCCAGGAAGAGAGAAGCTTGAGTGTACAGacgagagaatccaagtgcacaaCTCAATAAAGCAGAGCAGAAGAGAGCAGCTTTTCAAAAGTGTGAGCACAGAATGCAGCAAGGAAAGACTTCAGGAGGCTGCAGTGCCAGCAGAGAGCAGGGCAATCCAACCTCTAGACAAGCCTTTGGAGGGGAGTGAGATTGACAGGACCAAGAGAGAAGTTGGTCAAGTCACAGAAAGAGATCGTAGACCACAACTGATGATCAGAGAAAACTATGGTTGGCAAGACTCAAGGGAAGCAGGAGATCAAGCAATCAACCAACGGATGTTTTCTGAACTCAGATGAGAGAACTTGAGTCTTGCCAAATTCACCAGCTACAACTGATTCACATGGTAGGAAGTATTAGCACAAAACTCCTAGTATTCCACTTGTATCAAGTGAAATCTCGGAATTTTATGCAGTATATGAACCAGAAGTAGCACGAGAGGAAATAAAGGTGTCCTCCGGCAACTTCAGCTGACATGGGTGATGAGGATCATTATCCTGCATGAAAAGAAAACACAGGATATGTGAATACACAGAAGGAACATATATGGAATATTCAAAATACGCTGGCATGGTACTTAAAAGAACTATCTTGTATCATGACTAGATGCAATGACGTGATTAACACCTCCCGTCAAACCTATAGGGTACAAGTAAGCATATTCGAACTCAACAAAAAAGACATGCCAGTAGACAGCTGATTCTAAAGCTCAAACTACCCACATAAGTGTCACACACTCACACGAGTAAAGGCACATAAGTGTCACCATGACGCCATGATCCTGTTTGCTGTTACGTTGTGTTTCTGCAAGCAGTGACATGCCGCGGTCGATGTAGCTAGGAACATATATATGTCAATACTGTGTAGTAGTATATTACCAATATATATAGACGTGTTTCTTACGATCGAGTCAACGCCGCGGAGTCCCTGTGTCACTCCAATCTACTTCAACAcacgtggattgagatgaatacatgcacatCCAAACAAGGTCTTAGTTGGAACGACGAGGATCGTCATGGCGCACTAACTTTTTTTTGCGAAACGTTGAGGAAAATTTCATGACAATTTTCCTATCCGACTGCGACAGCAACAGGTTGCCACCATCCGCGCTGTGTATCGGTGTAACGTAAGCCTAGCAGATTGCATGTCGTGTTGGCAAGCATTTCTGAACTTTGGTGACGAGCCTGAAGACCACCTGAAGATGGAGACTGCTTACGTCAGGTTGTTGATTTCGGTGGTTATCAGACGCAGGATTCTATTCGGATATATAGCACCACCATCCACGTCGTCATCGGGACCGCCCAAAATTTAATAAGAAACAAAACATTCCGTAAACATGGAGGCTAGATCGTAGACGTCCAATGCAAGGGGACAACAGTTtctttatgtttttttttctcaaacaggCATCTTGCCAGTATTTCATTGAGTTTTACAGATAGTGAGCGAACTTCTCCAGCTAGCGAGACACAAGCAGGAACAGTCGCACACTAATCACGCCCAACATACTGTAAAGTACTGGATTTAAAAACTGCTATATATTTTTAAAATTGCTCCGTAAATCAGCTGACCGTCTTTAAAATTGCTATATATTTTTGGGGACAGGGACACTTTGTCGCCGACTCTGTTAATCAAGCCGCCTGTCTCGAAACTCGATTCTATAGTAGTGAATTACGTAattgatgaatgatgatgaggacggCCACTGCTGTTCCGCAAGATTTGAAGTTTCGCATAAATCAAATGGAGAATATATATTTAATATCTTCAGCAAATTAAATATCATGGACTCATGGTATAAAAATAATATGTTCCTATGCATACATACAAGTACTGGATTTAAAAACGAAACTAATAATATATTTACATGTCAATTGGAAAAATACGGTCGACGAGATCAAACAATTTGTACATGACCATCTCGTATCCTTCTAGCGTGGTTACATCAATAATCTTCAGTCAAAGAAGGAATAAGGAACAGTGCGTAAAACCCGCCGGCAACGGTAGAAGCTCCCATGAAGCAGACGCCGGCCCCGACGACGGGCCACGGCACGAGCACGGCGACCCTCCACGAGAACATCGCCGTGAGCGACGTCGTCGTGAGCCAGACGCCGATCTTGGCGCGGCCCCTGGCCGCCGGCGAGCCAGGCGGAGCGGTCTCGAAGAGGCGGAGGAAGTAGAAGAGCAGGACGAGGCTGGCGTACGACGCGATGACGAAGACCATAGCGGCAGCGTCTCCCCATGACCTGTGGATCGCGAGTATCGAGTTCGCTGTGAGGAGAAGGAACCCTAGAGCTGTGGCCATCAGTGGCGCCATGTCGACGCTACTATCCTAGGTACGATGAAGGAACAAATATGTTCCCGATGGAGGAGCAGGCTGCGTACGTGCTTATTATATAGGATAATCATGGGAGATATACGTTGTGCCTTAACAGGGAGTAAGCTAAGGTATATAGACAACGCGCTCATGCAATTTCCGCCCGTTTTGCATAGCAACTACTGGAGCAATTAGCTTCCATACACACGCGACGCGCATGCACTACGTACACGGTACACGTCACGCACCCTTGTGTCCGTCTTCGATCGAGTTCAACTGTTGAAGCAACAAATGAAGTGAACATGCTGACGACGCATGACTGCCGCGATGATCGTTAGCGCTGCGTGCCGTGCCTGCTTCCGATGTGGTATACGTTTATATCAGTGCTCTGTCAGATGTTTGGAGCTACGTACTCCTACATGTCAGGGATTGAGGTGAATAATCATCCAAGGCCAGTTGTTTCCTCTACATAACAACTGGCTGGCCTTCGAGTTCGAGATTTATGTGCCTTGTTGGACCAGGACCGCCGACAGGCCGGGTGGGATAGTCAGGTCACGAGACGTACGACAGCGACAGTCGTCTTCCAAGTCGTTGTCGACGTATATCTCGAACCCTAATCCTGCTTGCCGTTTTAATTCAAAGAAGAGATTCCAGAAAACAGCTCTACATATACTACCTGCCGTCGCACCGCGTATATGTAGCTGCTGTAAGTACGTCTGGTTGACTCTCGGTGACTCGGTGTTCATATTGTTCGAAAAGCGCGTACGCAGGGTTAGGTTGCTTTGGGAATTTTCCATTCTCTTATTAGTGGAATCTGGAAGTACATCTCCTTACAACATGCATCGTCCCTGGAAATTGCGGATCCATCATACATGCATCTCGATTCTCGAATCACGTACGTGGGCGTGGGCCGGCATGCCTTCGTCACCTTGACTCGATCGATCTTATGGTCGAGACCTATGGGCGCCGAATTAATGACTCCGAGTGAATCCACTGATTAATAAGGTGATAACTTCGAAGCCAACATATTAAGTTTTTATGAAATCACATCCATTCTCTTATATTATACAGTACAGATTACTGTCATCTCCATCACTGAAACTCTCAATTACATCCCCAcataaattatttaattaagtACTCCAGCAAATTGATATCATCCTGAGTCTCCCAGGTCACCGCCACGCCACGCGCGGCGACACTAGCCGGTAGCCGCGCCTAATGTCAGGGCGTCAGAGATACGCATTTTAATTTGAAGCAATTGAACAATCAAACCAAGACCTGCCATTCTATCAAAGTACGATGTATAAGTATAGGTAGTCTATCACAGATGCATACGCCGCGCCAAGTTAAATCCATTTGGATTACGACATGGCTAGCCTCCGCATGCTAGTCCCCGTCCGCATGTTCATGCGACTGCAGCGCCTATACGCCCCGCCCCGCATGCCACAAGCAACAGCTGCGTTTGCACATCTGCCCCTACAGGCTGGTGCGCCTACGAATAGAGATGAAAACaatacggatattttccgaccgtattcgagactGAATCCGTTTAAAGGGGttcagatctgtccgtatccgagtccggatattcaacatccaataccatatccgtattcgaatacttaaatcgcatatttatgatgtcgacatccaatcgtatcatattcGGCATggctgacactatccgtattcgaatatgAATCCGactagaaatatgaaaacaaatgtaatattagcgatatccgtccgtatccgatctgttTTAATCCCTACCTACGAATGCAGTTATGCGCCTCATGCCTGGTGATGCCCGCCTCGTGCCGGTTGATGTGCATGCAAGTGGGGGCCACACACGCCCGCTTCGCTTTGCAGCGCACATGGGGACCGCCTCCGCATGCGCCCGCTTCCTGTGCCTACTAATGTTGCAACATGAAGCACtcctgcaacatacgtctgaaaataggtgaaacatttgcaacatacgcctgcaacatatatgtatagcaactgcaacatat includes these proteins:
- the LOC136529007 gene encoding NAC domain-containing protein 82-like, producing the protein MAQTSLPPGFRFHPTDVELVSYYLKRKIMGKKLIVDAISEVDLYKFPPWDLPDKSSLRSKDLEWFFFCPRDKKYPNGSRTNRATPNGYWKTSGKDRIITLNSRTVGMKKTLIFHEGKAPKGDRTDWVMYEYKMEDEDLVSAGFSKDAYVLCKIFKKSGLGPRIGEQYGAPFNEAEWDNAEAESSMFPLMTSSEVVKPTEGPRAQPVAPAGALQEPPLHNSSTTCAGEESSFDHATANTCAEDVTFGYAVASSAIQDIPAQMSGDGVVSVNNISNEANDMYSPHDCDGFLLEELSRFLNDSPVRNTPFGECSGLPPMSEAEAHAFEVNSFGLYNEISGLVGLGSVDNNFNTSNVETTDYPMLPPDRELSADDYMELNDLLAPDPSFPSEFPALDNQYMHYPLA
- the LOC136526851 gene encoding uncharacterized protein, which codes for MAPLMATALGFLLLTANSILAIHRSWGDAAAMVFVIASYASLVLLFYFLRLFETAPPGSPAARGRAKIGVWLTTTSLTAMFSWRVAVLVPWPVVGAGVCFMGASTVAGGFYALFLIPSLTEDY